A genome region from Amblyraja radiata isolate CabotCenter1 chromosome 4, sAmbRad1.1.pri, whole genome shotgun sequence includes the following:
- the LOC116972099 gene encoding melanocortin receptor 5-like, producing the protein MNFTEVSMKSLTLAGGMTNRTKSTNALCKQVSVAVEVFLTLGIISLLENILVIAAIIKNRNLHSPMYFFVCSLAVADMLVSVSNAWETIVISLLNHRHLVVKDSFVKQVDNVFDSMICTSVVASMCSLLAIAVDRYITIFYALRYHHIMSVKRAAFIIAGIWLLCTSCGIIFILYSESSTVIICLVTFFVIMLLLMASLYSHMFLLARSHAKRIAAMSSYNSVHQQASMKGAITLTILLGIFIICWAPFFLHLILMISCPGNLYCVCFMSHFNLYLILIMCNSIIDPLIYAFRSQEMRKTFKEIICCSGLRAACRLAGK; encoded by the coding sequence ATGAATTTTACGGAGGTCTCCATGAAGAGTCTAACTCTGGCCGGGGGGATGACGAACAGAACTAAGAGCACCAATGCCTTGTGCAAGCAAGTGTCCGTGGCCGTTGAGGTGTTCCTCACCTTGGGTATCATCAGCCTGCTGGAAAACATTCTGGTCATCGCCGCCATCATTAAAAACAGGAACCTGCATTCGCCCATGTACTTCTTTGTCTGCAGCTTGGCGGTggcggacatgttggtcagcgtctCCAATGCGTGGGAGACCATTGTGATAAGTTTACTCAACCACAGGCACCTGGTGGTCAAGGACAGCTTTGTCAAGCAGGTGGACAATGTGTTTGACTCCATGATCTGCACCTCTGTGGTGGCGTCCATGTGCAGTCTCTTGGCCATCGCCGTGGATAGGTACATCACCATATTTTACGCCCTGCGCTACCACCACATCATGAGCGTGAAGAGAGCGGCCTTCATCATAGCGGGCATCTGGCTGCTATGCACCAGCTGCGGCATCATCTTCATCCTCTACTCCGAGAGTTCCACCGTCATCATCTGCCTCGTCACCTTCTTCGTCATCATGCTCCTCCTCATGGCTTCCCTCTACAGCCACATGTTCCTGCTGGCTCGCTCCCACGCTAAGCGCATCGCCGCCATGTCCAGCTACAACTCCGTCCACCAGCAGGCCAGCATGAAAGGTGCCAtcaccctgaccatcctgctcggTATATTCATCATCTGCTGGGCCCCCTTCTTCCTGCACCTCATCCTCATGATCTCCTGCCCCGGCAACCTGTACTGCGTGTGCTTCATGTCGCACTTTAACTTGTACCTGATACTAATCATGTGCAACTCGATCATCGACCCGCTCATCTACGCCTTCCGCAGTCAAGAAATGCGGAAGACTTTCAAGGAGATAATTTGTTGCTCTGGGTTAAGGGCGGCCTGTAGACTCGCTGGTAAATAA